The window ACATCCGGCGGAAACGCTCCCGTCGCTACCAAAGCCAAAACTAAATAGATTCCCTACGATTCCAGAACCTAAAAAAAGGGCTAAGAACCGCCAGTGACCAAAAATTCCTTCTAAAATTCGGCCCAAGAAATACAAAGTCAATAAATTAAGGGTCAAATGTTGCCAACCAATGTGGATAAAGATCGGAGTAACCAACCGCCACCATTGACCGGCACGGACTAGCTGATTAACTTCACCTCCAAATTGAACCAGGGTGGTTAAGTTGGTCGTTCCACCGGCCAAAGTCATGGCAATAAATACCAATGTCATCACCACGATTAAAGTCCACGTTACGATTGGCTGATTACGTAGTTTACTCATCGGCATCCTCCACTAGTAATTGCTGCACTGGAACATCAAAGGGATCCGTTTCCCAGGGAGTCTCCAGTAACTGCTCCTTTTGTACCAAGGCAAGCGTTGCTCCTGAAAAATCAGCTAGGAAACGATCATAGAAACCACCGCCATATCCAATCCGCTGGTGGTTGGTAGTACAAAAGGCAACGCCTGGTACAATCATTAAATCAATTTCATCTGCCTGCACTGGTTCCCCGTTCGTTGGTTCAATCACGCCAAAGTGGGTTTTTACCAACTGAGTATGGACTGTTAGCGGATAAAAGCGCATGCGTCGTCCGGGAAAAGTTCGCGGGATTACAACCGTTTTCCCTAATTGTTGCGCCACGTTAATGATTGGTTGCGTAGGAATTTCGTGATCCATACTCATTGTTACTGCTACAGTCTGAGCATTCAGCCATT of the Fructilactobacillus cliffordii genome contains:
- a CDS encoding rhomboid family intramembrane serine protease, coding for MSKLRNQPIVTWTLIVVMTLVFIAMTLAGGTTNLTTLVQFGGEVNQLVRAGQWWRLVTPIFIHIGWQHLTLNLLTLYFLGRILEGIFGHWRFLALFLGSGIVGNLFSFGFGSDGSVSAGCSTSLFGLFGAFLMLGLTLPQNQWFKQTAQSFLLLIIINLVSDLFLPTIDIWGHVGGLVGGFCGSFTVGLSQPKLLSKKVRFIYANVLIIVIIALWIIGFNH
- a CDS encoding 5-formyltetrahydrofolate cyclo-ligase, whose amino-acid sequence is MKTEIRTEVMQRLANQSAGPHRFQNLYQRLFATPEWLNAQTVAVTMSMDHEIPTQPIINVAQQLGKTVVIPRTFPGRRMRFYPLTVHTQLVKTHFGVIEPTNGEPVQADEIDLMIVPGVAFCTTNHQRIGYGGGFYDRFLADFSGATLALVQKEQLLETPWETDPFDVPVQQLLVEDADE